The Epilithonimonas zeae genome contains a region encoding:
- a CDS encoding serine hydrolase domain-containing protein yields the protein MKKLFTVLFLIWILPLIAQKKIKIRHLDGKTIDTQILQQRLSHLVDSAKIAGLQIAIVNHNKIVYSSSFGYKDIESKKKLNDSTIMYAASLTKPVSAYIFIRFVDKGIFSLDQPVYKYLKKPIGEYPKWKDLADDPESFNQITPRMLLSHSSGLPVLRHLYGNKVNLIAKPGEKFYYSNEGINLLGFIIEEYTGKKLEDIAREEVFEPLRMRYTSMIWEDRFETNFSNAYFKDGKKYGSERRESSRAAGSMSTTANDYANFMINLMKKKGITSKSYLEMLKPQIKVKSKRGFGPLKDSMTIDNDAINLAWGLGVGIFDSPFVRAFFHTGHGEANQNYAVAFPESGTAVIILSNSENFEKNNAQILKLCIGDTYSPLKWLGHLDPNPK from the coding sequence ATGAAAAAACTTTTCACCGTATTATTCTTAATCTGGATATTACCTTTAATTGCTCAAAAAAAAATCAAGATCAGACACCTTGATGGCAAAACGATCGATACTCAGATTCTCCAACAACGTTTATCACATTTGGTGGATAGTGCAAAGATTGCCGGTCTGCAGATTGCCATTGTCAACCACAACAAAATAGTCTATTCATCTAGTTTCGGTTATAAGGATATTGAAAGCAAAAAGAAGCTGAATGACAGTACAATAATGTACGCAGCCTCACTCACCAAACCAGTGAGTGCATATATTTTTATCCGATTTGTAGACAAAGGTATATTCAGCCTCGATCAACCAGTTTATAAGTATCTTAAAAAACCGATAGGAGAGTACCCGAAATGGAAAGACCTGGCAGACGATCCTGAATCTTTCAATCAGATTACACCCAGAATGCTTTTAAGTCATAGTTCCGGACTGCCGGTTCTTCGGCACTTGTATGGTAATAAAGTCAATCTCATTGCCAAGCCCGGTGAAAAGTTCTATTATTCCAATGAAGGGATTAATCTATTGGGATTTATAATAGAGGAATATACAGGAAAGAAACTTGAAGATATTGCAAGGGAAGAAGTTTTTGAACCACTCAGGATGAGATATACAAGCATGATCTGGGAAGATAGATTTGAAACCAATTTTTCCAATGCCTACTTCAAAGATGGCAAAAAATATGGTTCTGAAAGGCGAGAAAGCAGCAGAGCGGCCGGATCAATGTCTACTACTGCCAATGATTATGCCAATTTTATGATCAACCTGATGAAAAAGAAGGGCATAACCAGTAAAAGTTATCTTGAGATGCTTAAACCGCAAATTAAAGTCAAGAGTAAGAGGGGGTTCGGACCATTGAAAGATAGTATGACTATAGATAATGATGCTATTAACCTTGCGTGGGGGTTGGGAGTAGGAATTTTTGATTCACCTTTTGTTAGAGCCTTTTTCCATACAGGTCATGGTGAAGCCAATCAGAATTATGCTGTTGCTTTTCCGGAAAGTGGAACGGCTGTAATCATCCTAAGCAATAGTGAGAATTTTGAAAAAAATAATGCACAGATTTTAAAGCTCTGTATCGGGGATACTTATTCACCATTAAAATGGCTGGGACATCTGGATCCGAATCCGAAGTAG
- a CDS encoding class I SAM-dependent methyltransferase yields the protein MNSEDNYLEINRESWNTRTEAHINSDFYNLDAFLKGKSSLKDIELNLLGDLTGKSVLHLQCHFGQDSISLSRLGADVVGVDLSDVAIDRARELAKQSNVSTTFICSDVYDLSNHLDRQFDIVFTSYGTIGWLPDLDRWAKIISKFLKPGGRFVFVEFHPVVWMFDSTFKKIEYRYFNSGAIIETEKGTYADKNAEFEVKSIGWNHGLAEVIGSLMQNGLEINSIEEFDYSPYNNFNNSIEFEPGKFRIAHLGDKIPMVYALTASKKHLVDTEQ from the coding sequence ATGAATTCAGAAGACAACTATTTGGAAATAAACAGGGAATCTTGGAATACCAGAACAGAAGCTCACATCAATTCTGACTTTTATAATCTGGATGCTTTTTTGAAGGGGAAAAGTTCTTTAAAAGATATAGAGCTTAATTTACTTGGAGATTTAACAGGTAAATCTGTATTGCATTTACAATGCCATTTTGGACAGGACAGTATCTCTTTAAGTCGCCTGGGAGCGGACGTAGTCGGCGTTGACCTTTCGGATGTAGCAATAGATCGTGCACGGGAACTGGCAAAACAGAGTAATGTTTCAACAACTTTTATCTGCAGCGATGTTTATGATCTGTCCAATCATCTGGATCGTCAGTTTGATATTGTCTTTACCAGTTATGGGACCATCGGCTGGCTTCCGGATCTGGATCGGTGGGCAAAGATCATTTCGAAATTCCTGAAACCCGGCGGTAGATTTGTTTTTGTAGAATTTCATCCAGTTGTCTGGATGTTTGATTCGACGTTTAAAAAGATTGAATACAGATATTTTAATTCCGGAGCCATTATAGAAACTGAAAAAGGAACTTATGCAGATAAAAATGCGGAATTTGAAGTCAAATCAATTGGCTGGAACCACGGCCTAGCTGAAGTAATAGGTAGTTTGATGCAAAATGGTTTAGAAATAAACTCCATTGAAGAATTTGATTATTCGCCATACAATAATTTCAATAATTCAATTGAATTTGAACCTGGTAAGTTCAGAATTGCTCATCTGGGAGACAAAATCCCTATGGTGTATGCGTTGACAGCCTCAAAAAAGCATCTTGTAGATACGGAACAATAA
- a CDS encoding VOC family protein, with amino-acid sequence MIEGLYETHIQVSNLENAVQFYTQILGLEFAHYDETRPIAFLWIGETKEAMLGLWEQQVNLQTRHFAFSCSKDFILKDANTFLEKNGLKAYNFLKNGSNEPMVFA; translated from the coding sequence ATGATTGAAGGATTATATGAGACACACATTCAAGTAAGCAACTTGGAAAACGCAGTTCAATTCTATACTCAAATATTGGGACTTGAGTTTGCACACTATGATGAAACCAGGCCAATTGCGTTTCTTTGGATCGGAGAAACTAAAGAGGCAATGCTCGGACTTTGGGAACAACAGGTTAATCTCCAGACAAGACATTTTGCATTCAGCTGTTCCAAAGATTTTATTTTAAAAGATGCAAATACATTTTTAGAGAAAAACGGATTAAAAGCCTATAATTTCCTTAAAAATGGCAGCAATGAACCAATGGTTTTTGCATGA
- a CDS encoding GNAT family N-acetyltransferase: MSTQIRLATLEDYPRIMEIWESAVKATHGFLAEEDFIYFKEVIPKDYLPNLEVYLFILQNQPVAFASVSEGSLEMLFVHNDYRGKGYGKGLIQFMDETKGIKKVDVNEQNYLAVGFYENLGFRKAGRSEKDGSGKDYPIIHMVR, encoded by the coding sequence ATGTCAACACAAATCAGGCTCGCAACCCTAGAAGATTATCCAAGAATTATGGAAATTTGGGAATCTGCGGTTAAAGCTACTCACGGCTTTCTTGCCGAAGAAGATTTCATTTATTTCAAAGAAGTAATCCCAAAAGATTATCTGCCCAATCTCGAAGTATACCTTTTTATACTGCAAAACCAACCGGTAGCATTTGCATCAGTATCAGAAGGAAGCTTAGAAATGCTGTTTGTTCACAATGACTACCGTGGTAAAGGTTATGGAAAGGGTTTAATTCAATTTATGGATGAGACGAAAGGCATAAAAAAGGTTGACGTCAATGAGCAAAATTATCTGGCCGTTGGATTTTACGAAAATTTAGGGTTCAGAAAAGCAGGAAGATCAGAAAAAGATGGCTCTGGTAAAGATTATCCGATTATTCATATGGTAAGATGA
- the lpdA gene encoding dihydrolipoyl dehydrogenase, with translation METFDITVIGSGPGGYVAAIRSAQLGYKTAIIEKYNTLGGTCTNVGCIPTKALLDSTHHYSDALSSFEAHGIEYSNLRLNVEQLFKRKSEVVTKNTQGLDFLMRKNKITVFHGSGSFVNNETLKIVHDDHTETVINSDKFIIATGSKPSTIPGITIDKKRIITSTEALELKEKPESIIIIGGGVIGVEMASIFNRIGTKVTILEYADNLIATMDSELGKALSKILTKEGVEIKLQQAVYKAENLGNTAKVYFKNKQGEEQELTADYILVAVGRKPYVAGLGLENTTVELNSNATVKVNELLQTTAPNIYAIGDVVGGAMLAHKAEEEAVFVVERINGQKPHINYDRIPSVVYTWPEVASVGATEEQLKKQGVEYNIGKFPFAVNARARAGMETEGFVKVLSDPKYGELLGVHIIGARAADLIAQAVVGLEYEVTANDMATMSYAHPTYSEVMKEAYTIASGKPSLNI, from the coding sequence ATGGAAACATTTGATATTACCGTAATAGGGTCAGGTCCCGGCGGATATGTAGCTGCTATCAGAAGCGCTCAGTTAGGATATAAAACGGCCATTATTGAAAAGTATAATACTTTGGGCGGCACTTGTACCAATGTAGGTTGCATTCCTACCAAAGCGTTGCTGGACAGCACCCATCATTATTCAGATGCACTCAGCAGTTTCGAGGCACACGGCATTGAATATTCGAATCTCAGGTTGAATGTTGAACAGCTTTTTAAGCGAAAAAGCGAAGTAGTGACCAAAAACACACAAGGTCTGGATTTCCTGATGAGAAAAAATAAGATTACGGTTTTCCACGGCTCAGGTTCTTTTGTTAATAATGAAACTTTGAAAATTGTACACGATGATCATACTGAAACTGTTATTAATTCAGATAAGTTTATTATTGCTACAGGATCGAAACCGTCCACAATTCCGGGCATTACTATCGACAAAAAGAGGATCATCACTTCTACCGAAGCTTTGGAATTGAAGGAAAAGCCAGAGAGCATCATAATTATTGGCGGCGGCGTAATCGGTGTGGAAATGGCTTCCATATTCAACAGGATCGGAACCAAAGTAACTATCTTAGAATACGCTGATAATCTTATTGCTACGATGGATAGTGAATTAGGAAAAGCCTTATCGAAGATATTAACTAAAGAAGGTGTGGAAATCAAACTTCAGCAAGCCGTTTACAAAGCTGAAAATCTTGGCAACACCGCTAAGGTGTATTTCAAAAATAAGCAAGGAGAAGAACAAGAGCTAACCGCTGATTATATTCTGGTGGCTGTCGGCAGAAAACCTTACGTAGCCGGTCTGGGCTTGGAAAATACTACTGTGGAATTGAATAGCAATGCTACGGTGAAGGTCAATGAATTGCTTCAGACAACAGCTCCAAACATTTATGCGATTGGAGATGTCGTTGGTGGCGCAATGCTGGCTCACAAAGCAGAGGAAGAAGCAGTATTTGTAGTGGAAAGAATCAATGGTCAGAAACCTCATATCAATTATGACCGTATCCCTTCGGTAGTGTACACCTGGCCGGAAGTGGCTTCTGTAGGCGCCACCGAGGAGCAATTAAAGAAACAGGGAGTGGAATATAATATCGGTAAATTTCCGTTTGCCGTGAATGCCCGAGCCCGAGCGGGAATGGAAACGGAAGGTTTTGTAAAGGTTCTTTCCGACCCTAAATATGGCGAACTTTTAGGAGTGCATATTATCGGCGCACGGGCTGCAGATTTGATTGCACAGGCTGTTGTAGGACTGGAATATGAAGTAACCGCGAATGATATGGCTACAATGAGTTATGCCCACCCAACCTATTCCGAGGTAATGAAAGAGGCTTATACAATAGCATCAGGAAAACCATCACTGAATATTTAA
- a CDS encoding TetR/AcrR family transcriptional regulator: MKTQKSENTKQLIIEKTSTVFNVKGYAGTSINDVMSATGLSKGCIYGNFENKDEIALSVFDYNFGKVTQHMKERILATENSIERLLVYPHTYKNYFRYPYLHAGCPILNTATEADDTHPALQKRVQKVLDFWKTSIENQIKRGINRNEIKADTNPTEIAVVMISMIEGAFMQAKVNNHMKELNIAMSFLEKMIRNLKA, from the coding sequence ATGAAAACTCAAAAATCCGAAAATACCAAGCAGCTGATCATCGAAAAAACTTCGACCGTTTTTAACGTGAAAGGTTACGCAGGTACATCCATAAATGATGTAATGAGCGCCACCGGACTTTCAAAAGGTTGTATCTATGGTAATTTTGAGAATAAGGATGAGATTGCTTTAAGCGTATTCGACTACAATTTTGGCAAGGTAACACAGCATATGAAAGAACGTATTTTAGCAACTGAAAATTCTATCGAAAGATTGCTGGTTTATCCCCACACGTACAAAAACTATTTCAGATATCCGTATTTACATGCAGGCTGCCCAATTTTAAATACTGCTACTGAAGCTGATGATACTCATCCGGCACTCCAGAAACGTGTACAAAAAGTCCTGGACTTTTGGAAAACATCTATCGAAAATCAAATCAAACGCGGGATAAATAGAAATGAAATAAAAGCAGATACCAATCCGACCGAAATTGCAGTAGTAATGATCTCGATGATCGAAGGTGCGTTTATGCAGGCAAAGGTCAACAACCATATGAAAGAGCTTAATATAGCGATGTCTTTTTTAGAGAAAATGATCAGAAATTTGAAAGCATAA